The proteins below are encoded in one region of Maribacter aestuarii:
- a CDS encoding fasciclin domain-containing protein, with product MKKVFEQKAPYLILTLLFLVLSCNLDDDADTIPVPDSNIVDLAIASPELSTLVTALQRANLAGTLEGSGPYTVLAPNNDAFDNFLSLAGFASVEDVPVDVLSQLLLNHVLEGRLDTAPLINLGNSYLETSASGPAANTNLALYFRASDEIIFNGISSIEERDIVASNGIIHIVDAVIPLPTIETFVATDENLGDLETALDLISPVSDIPSFLADGQSGPFTIFAPLNQAFDDLLATNEDWDFLSDIDEDLLTSVLAHHALSGNIRISDINSGQTNTTLEGDDLTFNIVAGNISITDATGNNDIGVDGAFNNIQATNGVIHVINKVMIPDTTN from the coding sequence ATGAAAAAAGTATTTGAACAAAAAGCACCCTATTTAATCCTCACATTGTTATTTCTGGTGCTATCCTGTAATCTAGATGATGATGCAGATACCATTCCCGTACCTGATAGTAACATTGTGGATTTAGCCATTGCTTCTCCTGAACTTTCCACTTTGGTAACCGCGCTACAACGGGCCAATCTTGCTGGTACTCTAGAAGGTTCCGGGCCATACACTGTTTTGGCTCCCAATAATGATGCCTTTGATAATTTCCTTTCCCTAGCTGGTTTTGCAAGTGTGGAAGACGTTCCCGTTGATGTACTCTCTCAACTATTATTAAATCATGTTCTTGAGGGTAGACTGGATACAGCTCCGCTAATAAATTTGGGAAATAGTTATTTAGAAACAAGTGCTAGTGGGCCAGCTGCCAATACCAATTTGGCACTTTATTTTAGGGCTTCGGACGAGATCATATTCAATGGTATTTCATCTATTGAGGAAAGAGATATTGTAGCTTCTAATGGTATAATCCATATTGTCGATGCGGTAATTCCTTTGCCAACCATTGAGACATTTGTTGCGACAGACGAGAATTTAGGAGATTTGGAAACCGCATTGGATCTAATCTCACCTGTTAGTGATATTCCTTCCTTTTTAGCAGACGGCCAAAGCGGTCCTTTCACCATTTTTGCACCGCTAAACCAAGCATTTGACGATTTACTGGCAACTAACGAGGATTGGGACTTCTTAAGCGACATTGATGAAGATTTATTGACTTCGGTTCTAGCACATCACGCACTCAGCGGAAATATACGTATTTCAGACATTAACAGCGGTCAGACCAACACGACGCTGGAAGGCGATGATCTTACTTTTAATATTGTTGCCGGAAATATTAGCATTACTGATGCTACCGGAAATAACGACATCGGCGTAGATGGTGCCTTCAACAATATTCAAGCTACCAATGGGGTCATACACGTAATTAATAAAGTAATGATCCCGGATACGACGAACTAG
- a CDS encoding fasciclin domain-containing protein, with translation MKTLPTIFKTTLFVFLLIFAVGCSDDDDSPGPILDDDNIVETAQATSSLSSLVAALSKADESSNNNLITALSDESATFTVLAPTNDAFANLLARLDGFDSLDDFNTEQLQDLLATILIYHVVGGAAVTSGDLAEGQTITTLQGETLTVSLTGGASFTDAAGESANVTTADVLTANGVVHLIDKVLLPQAAIDALEGVLLSSITDLAINTPTLSNLVAALQAADGDLPNVLAGAGPFTVFAPTNDAFEAFLEENNFATLGDVPVDILTQVLLNHVVSGSLLAADLTTGYQSSLSTAGPDGANLSMYINTNDGVLINADAAVTGADNKAFNGVVHIVDDVIDLPNIVDHAVANSNLTSLVGALTSGGNTTFTDLLSDATETFTVFAPVNSAFESFASDNDLNTILANHVIKGTAALSTGLENGYLTTEATKADANNLSMYVNTDNGVVLNGISTVAVADVVATNGIIHAVDTVIDLPTVVTFAVADAGTFSTLVSALTELTPTTDFAGILSRTEDNDDGINPDFTVFAPTNDAFAALSAIPEESVLTQILLHHVVSGANFNSTDLTPDGTTTVSTLEGDDIIITLPGTGDNIADVTDGSGTDDIGIIAVDVQANNGVIHVLNKVMVPDTTN, from the coding sequence ATGAAAACATTACCAACGATTTTCAAAACAACTCTATTCGTATTTCTCTTGATTTTTGCGGTAGGGTGTAGTGACGACGACGATTCTCCAGGACCGATTTTAGACGATGATAACATTGTAGAGACGGCGCAGGCAACCTCTTCATTAAGCAGCCTTGTGGCAGCATTGTCCAAAGCTGATGAAAGCTCTAACAATAATTTGATTACTGCACTAAGTGATGAGTCGGCAACCTTTACAGTTTTAGCACCAACTAATGACGCCTTTGCCAATCTTTTGGCAAGATTGGATGGTTTCGATTCTTTAGATGATTTTAATACGGAACAATTACAGGACTTGTTAGCCACCATACTAATATATCATGTGGTAGGAGGAGCTGCCGTAACTTCCGGCGATTTAGCGGAAGGGCAAACCATAACAACACTCCAAGGAGAAACGTTAACGGTAAGCTTAACAGGCGGTGCATCATTTACCGATGCAGCAGGTGAAAGTGCCAACGTTACAACTGCCGATGTACTTACGGCTAACGGAGTTGTTCATTTAATTGATAAAGTTCTCTTACCCCAAGCAGCTATAGATGCTTTGGAAGGTGTATTATTAAGTTCCATTACCGATTTAGCGATCAACACTCCAACGTTGAGTAATTTAGTAGCAGCACTTCAAGCCGCAGACGGAGATTTACCAAACGTATTAGCTGGTGCAGGTCCGTTCACGGTTTTTGCCCCTACAAACGACGCCTTTGAAGCATTCTTGGAAGAAAATAATTTTGCTACATTAGGGGATGTTCCTGTTGACATATTGACACAAGTATTATTGAACCATGTGGTTAGCGGTAGTTTGTTGGCTGCAGATTTGACAACAGGTTATCAATCCTCACTTTCCACTGCCGGACCGGATGGAGCTAATTTGAGTATGTATATTAATACGAATGACGGTGTGCTTATCAATGCAGACGCAGCAGTTACCGGTGCCGATAACAAAGCTTTCAATGGAGTAGTGCATATTGTAGATGATGTTATTGATTTACCGAACATTGTAGATCATGCCGTAGCAAATTCTAATTTAACTTCTTTGGTTGGCGCCTTAACTAGCGGTGGTAATACGACATTTACCGACTTGCTTTCAGATGCAACGGAAACGTTCACCGTATTTGCTCCTGTTAACAGTGCGTTCGAAAGTTTTGCAAGTGATAATGATTTAAATACAATCCTTGCCAATCATGTAATTAAGGGAACAGCTGCCTTATCTACAGGATTAGAAAATGGATATCTAACTACTGAAGCAACCAAGGCGGACGCCAATAATTTAAGTATGTATGTAAATACGGATAATGGAGTTGTTCTAAATGGAATAAGTACAGTAGCCGTTGCAGACGTAGTTGCGACTAACGGAATTATTCATGCAGTGGATACCGTTATAGACTTACCAACCGTAGTTACTTTCGCAGTGGCCGATGCGGGAACATTCTCAACACTTGTTAGTGCGCTAACGGAGTTGACACCAACAACGGATTTTGCAGGTATTCTTTCTCGAACTGAAGATAACGATGACGGTATAAACCCTGATTTTACCGTTTTTGCACCCACAAACGATGCTTTTGCAGCATTGAGCGCAATTCCCGAAGAAAGTGTATTAACACAGATTTTACTGCATCACGTGGTTTCGGGAGCCAATTTTAATTCAACGGATTTGACTCCAGACGGGACTACTACTGTTAGTACGCTTGAGGGTGACGATATTATAATTACACTGCCAGGTACAGGAGATAACATTGCTGATGTAACCGATGGTTCAGGTACAGATGATATCGGAATCATAGCTGTAGATGTACAAGCCAATAATGGTGTGATACACGTTTTGAACAAAGTAATGGTTCCAGATACAACAAATTAA
- a CDS encoding fasciclin domain-containing protein, with amino-acid sequence MKKVVSLKSLLALLAVIFFVSSCEKDNEEMMESKTDNNIVTVAQGEEALSSLVSALLTADNSEGTDLVGTLSGEGPFTVFAPTNAAFTDLLESLDDFDSLEDFDTDEERAILTTILTYHVVAGVAAKSTDLSDGQIIPTVQGEELTINLEGGVFIDDATETDAEVVIADVEASNGVVHVIDKVMLPQAIIDAINDGEMNNETGTLVDVVVATEALSILEAAVIKAGLAETLSSEGPFTVFAPTDDAFVALLEILGDDYNGLEDFDTDEEMALLKDILLYHVLAAEVKAADLAAGEVPTALEDNSIEVIASGDTFVIGDASDVNANITATDIMASNGVAHTIDKVLLPQSAIDFVATLSLKTIVDTAVATDDLSLLVDALTQADAGLVETLNGAGPFTVFAPTNAAFLALLDVLGDDFNSLSDFDTDEEKALLVKVLTYHVIAGNAAFSTDLSDGQSIETVQGESVSISIKDGTVHIIDATDTNATVAIPDVEASNGVVHVIDKVLLPQEVLDALSAMSLKTIVEIAVETNDLSLLVEAFGKADAGLVETLSGAGPFTVFAPTNAAFADLLNILGDDYHSLADFDTDEEKDLLVQVLTYHVVAGTAAFSTDLSDGQSIETFQGENVSINLKDGTVHIVDATDTNATVVIPDVEASNGVVHVINKVLLPQAVLDALAPEVPNIVETAQSVDDLSLLVEALIQADAGLVEVLSGDGPFTVFAPTNAAFADLLDALGDDYHSLADFDTHDEKALLAKVLTYHVVSGAAVASTDLSNHQELVTVQGESLFAILNHGVFLKDKTDTLAKVIGADNETSNGIVHIIDKVVLPQEVLNLLNPSH; translated from the coding sequence ATGAAAAAAGTAGTATCATTAAAAAGTTTGCTGGCCTTGCTGGCCGTAATTTTTTTCGTATCGTCCTGTGAAAAGGACAACGAGGAAATGATGGAATCCAAAACGGATAACAATATTGTAACGGTTGCTCAAGGAGAAGAAGCATTATCTTCTCTGGTTTCTGCACTTTTGACAGCGGATAATTCCGAAGGAACAGATTTGGTAGGAACTTTAAGTGGTGAAGGCCCATTCACCGTATTTGCCCCGACCAATGCGGCGTTTACAGATTTATTAGAATCTTTAGATGACTTTGACTCACTAGAAGATTTTGACACAGATGAAGAAAGGGCCATTTTGACCACCATTCTAACCTATCATGTGGTTGCTGGAGTCGCGGCCAAATCTACGGATTTGAGTGACGGACAAATTATTCCAACAGTTCAAGGCGAAGAGCTGACCATTAACCTTGAAGGAGGAGTTTTTATCGATGATGCCACGGAAACAGACGCTGAAGTTGTCATTGCCGACGTAGAGGCGAGCAACGGTGTAGTACACGTAATTGACAAAGTGATGCTTCCGCAAGCAATCATAGACGCTATTAACGATGGGGAAATGAATAACGAAACCGGCACCTTGGTGGACGTAGTCGTTGCTACGGAAGCGCTGTCCATTTTAGAGGCCGCGGTCATCAAAGCTGGTTTAGCTGAAACGTTATCTAGCGAAGGTCCATTTACCGTATTTGCCCCTACCGATGATGCATTTGTAGCCTTGTTAGAAATTTTAGGAGACGACTATAACGGTTTGGAGGATTTTGATACCGATGAGGAAATGGCATTGTTAAAAGACATTCTCCTTTATCATGTTTTAGCGGCCGAAGTTAAAGCCGCTGATTTAGCGGCCGGTGAAGTCCCTACCGCCTTAGAAGACAATAGTATTGAGGTAATTGCTTCGGGGGATACATTTGTAATTGGAGATGCTTCTGATGTCAACGCAAATATCACGGCTACGGATATTATGGCATCCAATGGTGTTGCCCATACAATAGATAAAGTATTATTACCACAGTCCGCTATAGATTTTGTGGCCACTTTAAGCTTGAAAACAATTGTTGATACCGCAGTCGCCACGGACGATCTTAGCCTTTTGGTAGATGCTCTTACACAAGCGGACGCAGGACTGGTAGAAACTCTGAACGGAGCCGGACCATTTACCGTTTTCGCTCCAACAAATGCAGCTTTTTTAGCACTACTTGATGTTTTAGGTGATGACTTCAATAGCTTATCAGATTTTGATACCGATGAAGAGAAAGCTTTATTGGTTAAGGTACTGACGTACCATGTAATAGCTGGTAACGCTGCCTTTTCCACTGATTTAAGCGATGGTCAATCTATTGAAACCGTTCAGGGTGAAAGTGTATCAATTAGCATAAAAGACGGCACGGTTCACATAATCGACGCAACTGATACGAATGCAACGGTAGCTATTCCAGATGTTGAGGCTAGCAATGGTGTTGTACATGTTATCGACAAAGTATTACTGCCACAAGAAGTGTTGGACGCTTTAAGTGCTATGAGCTTGAAGACCATAGTGGAAATAGCAGTAGAAACCAATGACTTAAGTTTATTGGTCGAAGCTTTCGGAAAAGCTGATGCCGGATTGGTCGAAACTTTAAGCGGTGCCGGTCCATTTACGGTATTTGCACCAACAAATGCAGCATTTGCGGATTTGCTGAATATCTTAGGCGATGATTATCACAGTCTGGCAGATTTTGATACAGATGAAGAAAAAGATTTATTGGTACAAGTATTAACGTATCATGTTGTTGCTGGTACAGCTGCTTTTTCAACAGATTTGAGTGACGGACAATCCATTGAAACTTTTCAAGGTGAAAACGTATCAATTAATTTAAAGGATGGAACGGTACATATAGTTGACGCAACTGATACCAATGCCACAGTGGTGATACCAGATGTTGAGGCGAGTAACGGTGTAGTTCACGTTATAAATAAAGTATTGTTGCCACAAGCCGTATTAGATGCTTTGGCTCCTGAAGTACCTAATATAGTGGAAACCGCTCAAAGTGTGGATGATTTAAGCCTATTAGTGGAAGCCTTGATCCAAGCCGATGCAGGCTTAGTGGAAGTGTTGAGCGGTGATGGTCCTTTCACTGTGTTTGCACCAACAAACGCGGCATTTGCCGATTTGCTTGATGCGTTGGGTGATGATTATCACAGTTTAGCAGATTTTGATACGCATGACGAGAAGGCCCTTTTGGCGAAAGTATTAACATATCACGTTGTTTCAGGCGCTGCGGTCGCATCTACCGATTTGTCCAACCACCAAGAACTGGTTACCGTACAAGGAGAGTCGTTGTTCGCGATATTAAATCACGGCGTATTCTTAAAGGACAAAACCGATACTTTGGCAAAAGTGATAGGTGCGGATAATGAGACCAGTAACGGAATCGTACATATTATAGATAAAGTTGTTCTTCCGCAAGAAGTCTTGAACCTTTTAAATCCTTCACACTAA
- the yidC gene encoding membrane protein insertase YidC, giving the protein MEEKKLDVNSIIGFVLIFGILIFMFYQNKPTPEEVEAQKAQQEQIDAEASEPEVQNEIVTDEKPSLNLNDSTAVANYQSQLGAFGFTTPTEEIITLENDVVVLKISSKGGYIVEAKMKNFVTYDSVPVYLIKDGNSSFGFDFSTTDNRVLNTQDLFFEPSLTNSSGNQVISLKAKAANDKFLEYRYEMKPDDYLVDFTVRSQGLDNIINENKPVTLDWRLKGIRHSKSIEYENRYTRLTYNHEDDKLSKLSEGSDDEETEEDIKWISYRQHFFSSILATDEPFKSGVLTSKNLVEEESRTFGFTKEYASTLPIEVKGGGISKDMYWYFGPTDVEVLSQYEDLGLVDSIPFGWGIFGWINRYVFTPFYALISTYFPYGIAIVIMTILVRLAMSPVTYKSYLSQAKMKVLKPEITELGEKYKDNAMKKQQETMKLYGKAGVSPMSGCVPAFLQMPIFYALFMFFPTSFALRQKSFLWADDLSSFDTIYQFPEGFSIPFYGDHISLFPILASVAIFFYMMMTTGQNMPTQPGMPNMKFIMYLMPFMMLFFFNNYASGLSLYYFVSNLITIGIMLVIKNFILDNDKIHAQIQENKKKPKKENKFQRKMREMMEQAESQKKR; this is encoded by the coding sequence ATGGAAGAAAAGAAATTGGATGTGAATTCTATTATCGGTTTTGTACTGATTTTTGGGATACTCATCTTTATGTTTTATCAGAACAAACCCACTCCCGAAGAGGTTGAGGCCCAAAAAGCACAACAAGAACAGATTGATGCCGAGGCCAGCGAGCCAGAAGTTCAAAATGAAATCGTTACCGACGAAAAACCTAGCCTTAACTTAAATGACTCCACTGCAGTGGCTAATTATCAGAGTCAGTTAGGAGCTTTCGGTTTTACTACTCCTACCGAAGAAATCATTACATTGGAGAATGATGTTGTTGTCCTAAAGATCAGTAGTAAAGGCGGTTACATTGTGGAGGCTAAAATGAAGAATTTTGTTACCTATGATTCCGTTCCCGTTTATCTGATAAAGGATGGTAATTCATCTTTCGGGTTTGATTTCTCTACTACCGATAATCGCGTCTTGAATACACAAGATTTGTTCTTTGAGCCTAGCTTGACCAATTCTAGTGGTAACCAAGTAATTTCCTTAAAAGCAAAAGCGGCAAACGACAAATTTTTGGAATATCGGTATGAAATGAAGCCCGATGATTATTTGGTCGATTTTACCGTTCGTTCTCAAGGTTTGGATAATATCATTAACGAAAATAAGCCCGTTACCCTGGATTGGAGACTAAAGGGAATACGTCATTCCAAGAGTATCGAGTACGAAAATAGATACACCCGTCTTACCTACAATCATGAAGATGACAAATTAAGTAAATTGTCCGAGGGAAGCGACGATGAGGAAACCGAAGAGGATATTAAATGGATATCGTACAGACAACATTTTTTTAGTTCTATTCTGGCCACGGACGAACCGTTCAAATCAGGTGTTCTTACTTCTAAAAATTTAGTAGAAGAAGAAAGTAGGACGTTTGGCTTTACGAAGGAATACGCATCCACGTTGCCCATAGAAGTAAAGGGTGGAGGTATTTCCAAGGACATGTACTGGTATTTTGGGCCTACAGATGTTGAGGTACTCTCCCAGTACGAAGATTTAGGCCTGGTAGATTCCATCCCCTTTGGATGGGGTATTTTCGGTTGGATCAACCGATACGTTTTCACACCATTTTATGCGCTAATAAGCACGTATTTTCCTTATGGAATTGCTATTGTTATTATGACAATTTTAGTTCGTTTAGCAATGTCTCCGGTTACTTACAAGTCTTACCTCTCACAGGCAAAAATGAAGGTGTTGAAGCCTGAGATTACGGAATTGGGCGAAAAGTACAAGGACAACGCCATGAAAAAGCAGCAAGAAACCATGAAGTTGTACGGTAAGGCGGGCGTTAGTCCCATGAGCGGCTGTGTCCCGGCATTCTTACAAATGCCAATTTTCTATGCGCTTTTCATGTTTTTCCCGACTTCTTTCGCATTGCGGCAAAAGTCTTTTTTATGGGCGGACGACCTTTCTTCTTTTGATACCATTTATCAATTTCCAGAAGGATTTTCTATTCCGTTTTACGGGGACCACATTAGTCTTTTTCCAATTCTGGCTTCGGTGGCGATATTCTTTTACATGATGATGACTACGGGTCAGAACATGCCGACGCAACCCGGTATGCCTAATATGAAATTTATCATGTACCTGATGCCGTTCATGATGTTGTTTTTCTTTAACAACTATGCGAGTGGATTAAGTTTGTATTATTTTGTTTCCAATTTGATTACTATAGGTATCATGTTGGTCATAAAGAACTTTATCCTGGACAATGATAAAATACATGCCCAAATTCAGGAGAACAAAAAGAAACCGAAAAAGGAAAACAAGTTCCAGCGTAAGATGCGTGAAATGATGGAACAGGCCGAGTCTCAGAAAAAACGCTAA
- a CDS encoding DUF3820 family protein — protein MEIIPDKQKLIELAHYRMPFGKHKGRYLVDIPEAYYIWFQQKGFPDGKLGQLLRSMLEIKVNSLESVIRKIQKDFPKENR, from the coding sequence ATGGAAATAATACCGGATAAGCAAAAACTGATAGAGCTAGCACACTACCGCATGCCCTTTGGGAAGCATAAGGGAAGATATTTGGTGGATATTCCCGAAGCTTATTACATCTGGTTTCAGCAAAAGGGGTTTCCCGATGGAAAATTGGGACAATTATTACGCTCCATGTTAGAAATTAAGGTAAATAGTTTGGAATCTGTAATTCGGAAAATCCAAAAAGATTTTCCGAAGGAAAATCGGTGA
- a CDS encoding hydroxypyruvate isomerase family protein, whose amino-acid sequence MKRRKFIGASAAASLGLLATKTVGATPRPDGNYKSELKGNINHSACRWCYSRIPMEEFLKNLNDLGIKAMDLTGPEDWPLMKKYNIHASMCWGAGLGIEKGWNDPKLHKELIADYLRVIPLVAEAGYKNLICFSGNRNGMNDLVGLENCVTGLQQILPTAKEHGVVIQMELLNSKVDHKDYMCDHTLWGVELCRRLGSENFKLLYDIYHMQIMEGDVIRNIREYHPYFGHYHTGGNPGRHEINETQELYYPAIMKAILETGYKGYVAQEFIPTWEDPIAALKEGITICDV is encoded by the coding sequence ATGAAACGAAGAAAATTTATAGGCGCATCCGCAGCAGCTTCTCTAGGACTTTTGGCCACTAAAACTGTTGGCGCCACGCCCAGGCCTGATGGAAATTATAAAAGCGAGCTTAAAGGAAATATTAACCATAGCGCCTGCCGTTGGTGCTACAGTAGAATTCCCATGGAGGAGTTTTTAAAGAACCTCAACGACCTGGGGATAAAAGCTATGGACCTTACCGGACCCGAGGATTGGCCATTGATGAAAAAGTACAACATCCATGCATCTATGTGCTGGGGCGCAGGTCTGGGCATTGAAAAAGGCTGGAACGACCCTAAATTGCATAAAGAACTGATTGCCGATTACCTACGCGTTATTCCACTGGTAGCGGAAGCCGGTTACAAAAATCTTATTTGCTTTAGTGGAAACCGTAATGGAATGAACGATTTAGTAGGGCTCGAAAACTGTGTTACTGGCCTTCAACAGATTTTGCCTACTGCCAAAGAACATGGCGTCGTCATACAAATGGAGTTATTGAATTCCAAAGTAGACCATAAGGACTATATGTGCGATCATACGCTTTGGGGGGTAGAATTGTGTAGAAGATTAGGATCTGAGAATTTTAAACTGCTCTACGATATTTATCATATGCAAATTATGGAAGGCGATGTTATTCGGAACATTCGTGAGTACCACCCCTACTTTGGGCATTACCATACCGGTGGAAATCCTGGCCGGCATGAAATCAATGAAACGCAAGAATTGTATTATCCAGCTATAATGAAGGCCATTCTGGAAACCGGATACAAGGGCTACGTAGCTCAGGAATTCATTCCCACTTGGGAAGACCCCATAGCTGCATTAAAGGAGGGAATAACGATTTGTGACGTCTGA
- a CDS encoding DUF922 domain-containing protein, whose amino-acid sequence MDSVVKNIGLLILLFTMVSGGTAQEVVPWDAGKRLSWKDFKGEVPIGVGAAATTASGISYNFSTYYEGTKMMVDYEVNAFFYPEKSWYRPKICNDTTLIHEQLHFDISELFARKMSLEMAKTSFTKNVKAEVRAIYKKTLRELNDFQNRYDDETDYSRNVPQQVAWTKKIVKALSE is encoded by the coding sequence TTGGATTCTGTAGTAAAAAATATAGGTTTACTCATTCTCCTTTTCACCATGGTCTCTGGCGGCACAGCGCAGGAAGTGGTTCCGTGGGATGCGGGTAAACGATTGTCTTGGAAAGATTTTAAAGGAGAAGTACCTATTGGGGTTGGTGCGGCGGCTACCACGGCAAGTGGTATCAGTTATAATTTTTCTACGTATTACGAGGGTACAAAAATGATGGTTGATTACGAGGTGAATGCTTTTTTCTATCCCGAAAAATCATGGTACAGACCAAAAATCTGCAATGATACTACCTTGATCCACGAACAGTTGCATTTTGATATCTCAGAGCTTTTTGCGCGTAAAATGAGTTTGGAGATGGCCAAAACCTCATTCACCAAAAACGTAAAAGCCGAAGTCAGGGCCATTTACAAAAAGACCTTAAGGGAGCTTAACGATTTTCAGAATAGGTATGACGATGAAACCGATTATTCGCGGAATGTGCCACAACAAGTAGCTTGGACAAAGAAAATAGTGAAAGCTTTATCGGAATAA
- a CDS encoding OsmC family protein translates to MTSKVSYNGDLRTECTHLKSGNSFTTDAPTDNNGLGQAFSPTDTVATGLASCMLTMMGIKANGLGVDLKSSTAEVTKHMSASPRRISKIEVTMSLPANISEKNRKILEHTADTCPVHFSLHPDIEKVITYNWIL, encoded by the coding sequence ATGACTTCAAAAGTTAGCTATAACGGGGATTTAAGAACGGAATGTACACACTTAAAATCGGGTAATTCGTTCACGACCGATGCACCCACGGACAATAATGGCCTGGGGCAAGCTTTTTCCCCAACGGATACCGTTGCCACAGGACTGGCAAGCTGCATGTTGACCATGATGGGGATAAAGGCCAATGGACTTGGGGTAGACTTAAAGTCTTCCACGGCCGAGGTAACCAAGCATATGTCCGCATCTCCTAGAAGAATTTCTAAGATTGAGGTTACAATGAGTTTACCTGCCAACATTTCTGAAAAGAACAGAAAGATTTTAGAACATACAGCGGATACTTGTCCGGTGCATTTTAGCCTTCATCCGGATATTGAAAAGGTAATCACCTACAATTGGATTCTGTAG